A single Nicotiana tabacum cultivar K326 chromosome 5, ASM71507v2, whole genome shotgun sequence DNA region contains:
- the LOC107783783 gene encoding pentatricopeptide repeat-containing protein At1g62350-like, whose protein sequence is MSSWSQCARFTAYPLDTGNNGRRLQSNTVFSSIASRTRSKCRNMRISMRDRSKNRKPLQKGRNLSIEAIQAVQALKRAKQNGESALEQVFNSKITRLLKNDLIAVLRELIRQNQCLLALKVFEEVQTEISYRPQLKLYAEMVSCLGSNGFLEEIKYLIMALKMDSSLPPDIEGFYALLESLLKFNLSSLALEVFYLMKLRGCDPDKLTFKLLINGLESNEETDLSAFVRQEAEKYYGHSLNFLDETEDDVPSLKQMY, encoded by the exons ATGAGTAGCTGGTCCCAATGTGCGAGGTTTACCGCGTATCCGCTCGACACAGGGAATAACGGCCGGCGACTTCAATCCAATACCGTATTCAGTTCAATAGCGTCTAGGACTAGGTCTAAATGTAGAAATATGAGAATTAGCATGAGAGATAGGAGCAAAAATCGAAAGCCCTTACAAAAGGGGAGAAACCTCAGTATTGAAGCAATTCAAGCTGTTCAGGCACTGAAGCGGGCTAAACAAAACGGTGAATCCGCGCTGGAGCAGGTGTTTAATAGCAAGATCACGCGTTTGCTCAAGAATGACTTAATTGCCGTTCTTCGCGAACTCATCCGCCAGAACCAATGCCTCTTAGCTCTCAAG GTATTTGAGGAAGTTCAGACGGAGATATCGTATAGGCCACAACTCAAACTGTATGCTGAAATGGTGTCCTGTTTGGGAAGCAACGGATTTCTTGAAGAGATCAAGTATCTTATCATGGCATTGAAAATGGATAGTAGTTTACCACCTGACATTGAAGGCTTTTATGCATTGTTGGAAAGTTTATTGAAATTTAATCTCTCTAGTCTTGCACTGGAGGTCTTTTACTTGATGAAGTTGAGAGGATGTGATCCCGATAAGTTGACCTTTAAACTATTAATAAACGGTTTGGAATCGAACGAAGAAACGGATCTTTCAGCTTTTGTAAGGCAGGAAGCAGAGAAGTATTATGGCCACTCCCTTAATTTCCTAGATGAGACTGAAGATGATGTACCTAGCTTAAAGCAAATGTATTGA